One Oncorhynchus masou masou isolate Uvic2021 chromosome 27, UVic_Omas_1.1, whole genome shotgun sequence genomic window carries:
- the LOC135516396 gene encoding putative transcription factor p65 homolog: MDGMYGWGQPPLNQGNSFIEIIEQPKPRGMRFRYKCEGRSAGSIPGEKSNDTTKTHPAIKVHNYNGPLRVRVSLVTKNPPHKPHPHELVGKDCKHGYYEADLQERRVHSFQNLGIQCVKKKDVNEAVSCRLQTQNNPFNIPEAKVWEEEFDLNAVRLCFQASITLPTGELHPLEPVVSQPIYDNRAPNTAELKICRVNRNSGSCRGGDEIFLLCDKVQKEDIEVRFFQDSWEGKGTFSQADVHRQVAIVFRTPPFYDTNLTEPIKVKMQLRRPSDREVSEPMDFQFLPSDPDEYRLIEKRKRTEGMFQNLKLGSISVAMPAERPFNTARRTVAAKPAASQPVNPVAPPRATSVKPQPHYDSPQPGQLFRTQPKAEPSSSTPAETWKFLNSLTLDSQHKATPVARFTNPQASAATSQAFPTVNLSDLHGFTFSTFDSPQEPVSAAATPEPTSTFGVQDSQFRVDGPMVDEELPEFPSFSEVHQSGTLDNINIDDFQAMLVQSGLAGERPGNSRVSVSQAPCHLPATNPVVNTSCGGSTWMNYPNSIVNLLQSEGMIDSSPGNSSQPAVLDDLDVFSSMDEDRLMSILNSGNQAGFVSGHQT, translated from the exons ggaaTTCTTTCATAGAGATCATTGAACAGCCCAAGCCGAGAGGCATGAGGTTCAGGTACAAGTGTGAGGGACGCTCGGCGGGCAGCATCCCGGGAGAGAAGAGCAACGATACCACCAAGACACACCCCGCCATCAAG GTGCACAACTACAATGGTCCCCTGCGTGTCCGTGTCTCcttggtgaccaagaacccgccTCACAAGCCCCACCCGCACGAGCTGGTGGGGAAAGACTGCAAACATGGCTACTATGAGGCAGACTTGCAGGAGAGAcgagtacacag TTTTCAGAACCTGGGCATTCAGTGTGTGAAGAAAAAGGATGTGAACGAAGCAGTTTCCTGTAGACTGCAGACCCAAAACAACCCCTTCAACA TTCCCGAGGCGAAAGTGTGGGAGGAGGAGTTTGACCTGAATGCAGTGAGGCTTTGTTTCCAGGCCTCGATCACTCTACCTACCGGTGAACTTCACCCTCTGGAGCCCGTGGTGTCTCAGCCCATCTACGACAATA gaGCACCAAACACAGCAGAATTGAAGATCTGTCGAGTGAACAGAAACTCTGGGAGCTGCAGAGGAGGCGACGAGATCTTCTTACTCTGTGACAAAGTGCAAAAAG AGGACATCGAGGTACGGTTCTTCCAGGACTCGTGGGAGGGGAAGGGCACCTTCTCCCAGGCGGACGTGCACAGGCAGGTGGCCATCGTGTTCCGTACCCCGCCCTTCTATGACACCAACTTGACCGAGCCAATCAAAGTGAAGATGCAGCTTCGCAGACCCTCGGACCGCGAGGTCAGCGAGCCAATGGACTTCCAATTCCTGCCCTCCGACCCAG ATGAATATAGACTGATAGAGAAGCGAAAACGGACAGAGGGAATGTTCCAGAATCTGAAGCTGGGGTCCATATCAG TGGCCATGCCAGCAGAGAGGCCTTTCAACACTGCCAGAAGAACAGTCGCCGCCAAGCCAGCAGCTAGCCAGCCTG TGAACCCAGTGGCGCCCCCTCGTGCCACCTCTGTGAAGCCCCAGCCCCACTATGATAGCCCCCAGCCTGGCCAGCTGTTCCGAACCCAGCCCAAAGCAgagccctcctcctccactccagcAGAGACCTGGAAGTTCCTCAACAGCCTGACCTTGGACTCCCAACACAAAGCCACCCCCGTGGCCCGATTCACCAACCCCCAGGCATCTGCAGCCACATCACAGGCCTTCCCCACCGTCAACCTGTCGGACCTCCACGGCTTCACCTTCTCCACCTTCGATAGTCCCCAGGAGCCAGTGAGCGCAGCCGCTACCCCAGAGCCCACCTCTACCTTCGGGGTCCAGGATTCCCAGTTCAGGGTGGATGGCCCCATGGTGGATGAGGAGCTACCCGAGTTCCCCAGCTTCTCTGAGGTCCACCAGTCAGGGACACTAGATAACATAAACATTGACGACTTCCAGGCTATGCTGGTCCAGAGTGGTCTGGCTGGAGAGAGGCCAGGGAACAGTAGGGTGTCGGTCTCTCAGGCACCCTGCCACTTACCTGCCACCAACCCTGTGGTCAACACCAGCTGTGGCGGCAGCACCTGGATGAACTACCCCAACAGCATCgtgaacctgctccagagcgaggGCATGATCGACAGTTCTCCTGGCAACTCCAGCCAGCCGGCCGTCCTCGACGACCTGGACGTCTTCAGCTCCATGGACGAAGACCGTCTCATGTCCATCCTGAACAGTGGCAACCAGGCCGGTTTCGTGTCCGGACATCAGACTTAG
- the LOC135516397 gene encoding UPF0696 protein C11orf68 homolog — MEDVQVEEDVPKEGAEVENPEPISAETYAAESMAADMDPWIIFDSRKTPAAEFDGWLETNRPSQVGRFGDEEGGKGPVGWIAVLGPDHCPATGDITGLQASWERLLTSGRTITFQTVKELALNHGVLTGKWLMHLDSGFKVDHAWECVARAALEGKIFQTKVSPRDPKSDRKHVICSYNKDFTDENEVMRLDAVIRATGVKCSLSFKPDVYTYLGIYRNNRWNLCPTIYESKYDLECVPRRSHIVNKVTNLEVT; from the coding sequence ATGGAGGATGTTCAGGTGGAGGAAGATGTCCCAAAGGAGGGGGCAGAGGTGGAGAACCCAGAGCCAATATCTGCAGAGACCTATGCAGCAGAGTCCATGGCTGCAGACATGGACCCCTGGATCATATTTGACTCTCGCAAAACGCCTGCAGCTGAGTTTGACGGCTGGCTGGAGACCAACAGGCCATCCCAGGTGGGGCGCTTTGGGGACGAGGAGGGTGGTAAGGGACCTGTGGGGTGGATTGCTGTGTTGGGCCCGGACCACTGCCCTGCCACAGGGGACATCACTGGACTCCAGGCGAGCTGGGAGAGGCTGCTGACCAGCGGGAGAACCATCACCTTCCAGACGGTGAAGGAACTGGCACTGAATCACGGGGTGCTCACCGGCAAGTGGCTGATGCACCTGGACTCAGGCTTCAAGGTGGACCATGCCTGGGAGTGTGTGGCCAGAGCAGCCCTGGAAGGGAAGATCTTCCAGACCAAGGTGAGCCCGCGCGATCCCAAGTCTGACCGTAAGCACGTAATCTGTTCCTATAACAAGGACTTCACAGACGAGAACGAGGTGATGAGGCTGGATGCAGTCATCCGAGCCACGGGGGTCAAATGCTCGCTGTCCTTCAAGCCGGATGTTTACACTTACCTGGGTATTTATCGCAACAACCGCTGGAATCTCTGCCCCACAATCTACGAGAGCAAGTACGACCTGGAGTGTGTGCCCCGACGTTCCCACATCGTCAACAAAGTCACCAATCTGGAGGTCACCTAG